In Rubripirellula tenax, the following are encoded in one genomic region:
- a CDS encoding exonuclease domain-containing protein: protein MEFSADFTAIDFETANRRRDSACQLAAVVVRGGRIVDQAMWMIRPEPLYFSRGNIEIHGITPAQVRGESVFGDHWPDIAAKLGDDCLVAHNASFDIGVMIACLQQVDHPVPDLSFTCTRAVARRTWPHRPRFGLKPLAEWLGIRFRHHDALEDSIACAKIMMAAGIDREATSLTDLEKRLNLNRGRAGEWGYRGPRAGSASRRRPRAASAITRRADPPSSAVGVPFLYPGQDNGASVADPSAQYATATAAPIDIQRMMVRAEFIRPLAGQRFVLTGRLDSMTREEAELLATRLGGECQAGLDETTDLWIQGQTESSTDPHPVANANSIRTVTETEFLEFVISPTRT, encoded by the coding sequence ATGGAATTCTCTGCTGACTTCACGGCGATCGACTTCGAAACCGCTAACCGCCGCCGCGACAGTGCTTGCCAATTGGCCGCTGTTGTGGTCCGGGGTGGCCGGATCGTCGATCAGGCCATGTGGATGATCCGCCCCGAACCGCTGTATTTCAGCCGCGGAAACATCGAGATCCACGGAATCACTCCCGCCCAGGTCCGCGGCGAGAGCGTTTTCGGCGACCATTGGCCCGACATCGCCGCCAAACTGGGCGATGACTGCTTGGTCGCCCATAACGCCAGCTTTGACATCGGCGTGATGATCGCGTGCCTTCAACAAGTCGATCATCCGGTGCCCGATTTGTCGTTCACGTGTACCCGGGCGGTGGCTCGCCGGACATGGCCGCACCGACCTCGATTCGGGCTCAAGCCATTGGCCGAATGGCTGGGGATTCGATTCCGCCATCACGACGCACTGGAAGATTCGATTGCCTGCGCCAAGATCATGATGGCAGCCGGCATCGACCGCGAAGCCACATCGCTGACCGATCTCGAGAAACGCTTGAACCTGAACCGAGGCCGGGCGGGCGAATGGGGATACCGCGGCCCTCGCGCCGGATCAGCATCGCGCAGGCGACCCCGCGCAGCATCTGCAATCACGCGCCGCGCCGATCCGCCGTCATCCGCAGTCGGCGTCCCGTTCCTGTATCCCGGTCAAGACAACGGCGCATCGGTTGCCGATCCGTCGGCCCAATACGCAACTGCCACCGCGGCGCCGATCGATATTCAACGCATGATGGTTCGCGCCGAATTCATCCGTCCGCTTGCCGGCCAGCGGTTCGTCTTGACCGGCCGGCTAGACAGTATGACTCGCGAAGAAGCCGAATTGTTGGCGACGCGATTGGGTGGCGAGTGCCAAGCAGGGCTCGATGAAACGACGGATCTGTGGATCCAGGGCCAAACCGAATCCTCGACGGATCCACACCCCGTAGCCAACGCGAACTCCATCCGCACAGTAACCGAAACCGAATTCTTAGAGTTTGTGATTTCACCAACGCGGACGTGA
- a CDS encoding PEP-CTERM sorting domain-containing protein (PEP-CTERM proteins occur, often in large numbers, in the proteomes of bacteria that also encode an exosortase, a predicted intramembrane cysteine proteinase. The presence of a PEP-CTERM domain at a protein's C-terminus predicts cleavage within the sorting domain, followed by covalent anchoring to some some component of the (usually Gram-negative) cell surface. Many PEP-CTERM proteins exhibit an unusual sequence composition that includes large numbers of potential glycosylation sites. Expression of one such protein has been shown restore the ability of a bacterium to form floc, a type of biofilm.), which produces MKFVAFLVAMIGLSSHAGAGVLLTNGGFETGDLTGWTTVDAGSGSIDVISGVTPGNSGNFPTAGPSSGSFYAVTSQNGPGTHALLQSFTVAGPISTAELTFDMFVQTESTAIVDPAGLDHTGNPNQHARVDILTGTAAALDTGAGVLFNFYTGIDGFPTQPYTSYTFDITALVGGGGTFQLRFAQSDNLGFFNLGVDNVQITTSSVGTVPEPSSIVIFSAIGLGVFGLRRRNGKVA; this is translated from the coding sequence ATGAAATTTGTTGCTTTTTTGGTGGCCATGATTGGCCTTTCAAGCCATGCCGGCGCAGGTGTGCTGCTCACCAACGGCGGATTTGAGACAGGGGATCTCACCGGCTGGACCACCGTGGACGCCGGCAGTGGTTCGATCGATGTGATATCGGGAGTCACTCCCGGAAACAGCGGGAACTTCCCAACCGCCGGACCGTCGTCGGGAAGTTTCTATGCCGTAACCAGCCAAAATGGGCCGGGCACACACGCCCTGCTACAGTCATTCACAGTTGCGGGTCCGATATCGACTGCTGAACTGACGTTCGACATGTTTGTTCAGACGGAATCCACAGCCATCGTCGATCCGGCTGGTCTCGATCATACCGGTAACCCCAACCAACACGCTCGCGTTGATATTCTCACCGGTACCGCAGCGGCCTTGGACACCGGAGCAGGCGTGTTGTTTAACTTCTACACCGGTATCGACGGCTTCCCCACCCAACCCTACACGTCGTACACGTTCGACATCACTGCCCTTGTCGGTGGCGGTGGTACGTTCCAGTTGCGATTCGCACAGAGCGACAATCTAGGCTTTTTCAACCTTGGCGTCGACAATGTTCAGATCACGACCAGTTCGGTCGGCACCGTTCCCGAACCGTCATCGATTGTGATCTTCAGTGCGATTGGTTTAGGGGTTTTTGGGCTACGTCGCCGAAACGGAAAAGTCGCGTAG